From Argopecten irradians isolate NY chromosome 3, Ai_NY, whole genome shotgun sequence:
CAACATGCAATGTTTGCATAAGTGTCTCtatcaataattaatataaagatTCATTACTGAGATCTCAAGTCCTTGATATatacaaggacgtatatgagaaggataagtcacactgagttttgggcaaagacagcgcaggcgcttttgtgtttgtgcactgaccgtgacgttgggcgacgactgatttcctttgatatctgccgccgcagcctttgatgtagcatgggggtgcgagggttaccgtcttactttctgaagcgtgctgccatttcatgagcggtcgtgtttttttaacgatagtttaagacatttcttctaaatcttccgtctttaaggcaagttataaacgttgtgtaatttcatttactttacattggtgtttcgtttgactcgataagacaagtatttgttgagaaaaacggtttttattcccggttcataagcgtctcgcgtggtgtttagtagtgtatatatacaaggacgtaggtctcacttataaatccttgatatatattatgaattatatcggtatttttttattgtaattttgcCTGACAGTTGtagattttgtatattattttatcctgcaaccaatATTGATGTTGTCGAAATACACCTACAATATACCACATACAttttggtgtacatgtatatgtattctaCGTGGCTAGTAAAggacatgaaaaataaaaagtaatactATTGCGCAATAATCATTTTGTGCGAACGCAATTTACTTTTGCGCAATAATCATTGTGTTCGAACGCAATACGATTGTGttaacgcaataattattgtaaaCCTGACAATTAAATGACAATTACTCAGTGATatattattgcgttcacactgtttaaagatgctccaccgctgacaaatggtattttttcactgtcaaaaacaggagcagacgatttagtatttttcttcagtagcaaaagttacttactttacaccattaccacttttgaaaagtttgagcttctcattttaattcaagttaaaattacaaaaaataattaattgcatcccgaaaaaattccgcggcactatatcctatatggaatgaagtactgattgcgcatgaaccaaaggcaaaataaattattttatattactttttctgttaattagccatatatatacacttttaaacactaattattgtttaaGTGATGAATAtcctttatgctctgtcggcggtggagcatctttaaatattataGTCACAACACCACTAGATGCAAAATGAACATTGCTCATTTCGATTTGATCTAGCTACTAGTATATTTTAGCAAATTCCAACATTTAAAAGCccttcattatttaaaaaaaaattaaaacagactCCTTATGGGAAAAGTTTACTTAATGCACTTTTTGTTGAAACAGACTAGACATTATTATACGGAATTTCCAATCCTTTATTACGTTATAGATAGACTTGCGATTGCCTTGCCAGGTATTTTAGAAACAACAGAGAGGCTTGAACGATCATCTATCTTCAAACATTAACATCAGCACGATATATAGgatacacataaaacattgGCAAATGTGTATCATAAGAATATTAGGTTTTACTAAACATATAACTCGAAAGTTTCCCCCCGTTCAGACAAAGGTTCTCCATGTAGATACCAGAATAGCCAATAATAATTATGCTGTATCCAACAATTGAAAATGCAGTTTTTTTCACTAATGTCGTgagacattttaaaaataaaaatcaaccACTTAACGTATCCGATGCACATTTCAAGAGAATGTTTGTTATTAATCCTGATTCGGTTTGAAAAATGTATTCCCCACCGATTCCCTTATACTCTCCATCATCGTAAATAGTGAAGCTGTGCAAGCTGTAAGAAGATGATCAGGGACAAAACAGGAAGGCAACAGGCAATGTATTAAATGTTTCCATTAAAACCACATTTGAGGTTTAAAATTGAGCGGTTTTGTTGTCATTATCGCGTGCACAattacaacaagaggcccatgggccttaacggttacctgagttcggatacagaatgacaCAAAGACATATTTTTGGCCCATCAGCAGTCGGTggttttataaatttaattttttatctataaagagtatttgtttccatcaaatctgtgaattcaatagaagattttttgaaattttggtcTTGAAAATTTGTCTTAGGtaacataaaaaacaaaaagtacaacatataacCCCAAAACaagtttattttaaaagtgtcaTCGTCAttctttaattttgaaacaataaATATACAGCAATCATACATATGCAAAACTGCACGaccatttataattttatataatattttcgaataaataaaaattatagtCAATCGAAGTGTGTAATTTAACATGAAAATGCGGATGTTTCATCGAAATATTACTTTTTTCTACTGTAACAGTATTTGTTAAAGGAATACTGCACTTTAATTGAAGgaacatatattgtttttaaaatatgttttccgTTTTGAATTCGATATACTAGTGTAATGTCAGAAGAAACGTAACATTCCttgcaaattatttattatttctggCCAACGTCGAGGACGTCATTGACGTGTACATGCACGTCACTCTGTTAGTCTCAGAGTATCTAGAATATTGAAGTTGAGTGAAACACTactttacttcaaaataaatcGTTCTCCGAGAATACAAAGAATACTATTGCGGGTACATTGAATAAAACGTCCAGTAAAACATTAACTTAAGTTTGTACATTTTCTTACCTGAAGCGGGCCTAAAATTTGCCCTAAGTGGTACCTTTCCATGGCATCCCCACACTTTTGTGACAAGATGTGAACGTTAAAAGTTAAACAGGGAATTGTCCTCTTTCGGCCCTAATTTTCCCCGAGATTTTTAGGCCCTGACATGAAGTTAAGCATGGATGCCGTCTTTCGATCCTATTTTCCCCGGATATTTAACGCTCTGACATAGAGTTAAGCAGGCCTATGGATCTGATGTCCTCTTTCGGCCCTATTTTCCCCTTATGGCATAAGGTCATATAAACTGTACTCTAtagaattgtttgtttgtttggtttgttaAATTAACGTCCAGCCAGGGCCAAATAAGGACGCATGGCTTCACATGTATGAAGTATGTTGCATGCATGAAGTAAGTGATGcgtgtgttgggagactgtggtatattcgtgctgtgtCTATTGCTGTATTAATAGTcttttatcactgaagcatgtcgtcgaagacaccaagtaacacaccaCTCCCGGTCACATAATACAGGTGACAGAATTCAGAGCCTACCTCAAGcactcaactgaaggccaaacgtgaggtggtgtcaaggaagacgttaggatGAAGAAAGTAAGTTCGGAAGaaagtgaagaaaaatattcataaatttagtcgcattttacgatcatgcaataggggcagcatgtACTCTGTAGACTGCAGCACTAGCCAGTTATAAGATTTTGGTCAGAGAGGTAGCGATATAAGCTTAAACAAGGTACACATTTTAAGCAAAACTCTGAAACAGCAGTCATGGAAgtcaagcaaaatatatataaaatatagtaacAACACTTACACTCTTTACCAGACAAAATAGAAAACATGTGAGAAATAAAGAATGGttgcataaaaataaacatgacgtGAAATAATTACATCGATAAAAGTAGAAAAAATGTTCACAGCACCAAATTGTAAGGCGATAATATGCTCATATGAATATACGGATTTTTCCGAGTGCGTGATTGGATGCAACTTGTCTCCCCTAAACAATTCTAAAATTCTAAATGCATAGGTCGGGCatcaaattcaacataaaaaagtagaaataatattgatgaaaataaattgcacgatgataatatcatatttacatGACTACGAGCGATTCCGAGTTAATATTTCCATGTTTGTCAGATAAGTATGGTTTCCACCCCCACCccctatatttatatatttcgtatgaacaaaaacatcttgcattacatgtataaataacatGCAGTTCTCTAATGCATGACTATTGTATAAGAATTTGACATATTGCAGAGTCAGTAATGTACATTGAGGTGCTGTCTCCGATAGGAATCGAACTCGGGAACCTTTGGACTCCTAACTATATCAGTctatcattattttaatttaatctcCTAGAATATGTTGCACCGTCAATACTAAATCAAGATGATGTTGATTTCATAGGAGCAGTTTTATTAAGTCAGCGTAAATATAGTATAGGGGTGTGGAGTTGAGGCGAATAATAATTTCACCTACTGtaacatataaaacagttatcaacCGTTAAGCAATATACTGTCTTTGATTTCTTACAAGTCATGGCTATTGAATATTATCAGGACACAGATACAGTGTATGAAACAGCTCCCAGTGAAATCATAACTTTTGTATGTATaggtatattaaaacagttaaagtTTGCAGTTGAGGTCTATTGTAAGTTGTTATACCCCTCAATTGACGGATTGTCAATCAAACCATCTGGATTCCTTACATGACTTTGCaatttgtattgtgtatgcttcgACATCTGCTACGACATTGAAAAGGACTTACGTGCGTTTGCGAGTACGAGATGTGGTTATATACTGCCTGGCGATCGGCaaatcccatactttaactatataatatttctaaGGTGATGGCAATTCACGAGAACAATCTACTTCATGATCATCCAGACAAAATGATACCTTGTTATCATTGAGGACTATCTTTTAACACTTTTGATGGAAAGAAAACGGTTTACACATAGTATACTAATGTAATCAGTAATTATAGCTATGTCCATGTATATTGGGACTATAAACGTTCAAACAAAATAAGTATACACTCATGTGGTGATACCGAACTGACTTTTGGTTGTTCTATACCGTTACAATGTGTcttttaaaacatcaaaaactTGTCCAGCTTCTGGCCTGCATTTCCCGTCCTCCTGCCAACACTGTTTCATCAGTTTCTGTAAGGAGGGGTAGGGGACGTTACTCTCGTTGAACCCTGGACGATGACCATTCTTTACATGATCCCATATCTCATATCCTGTAATACCGTCATTTTTGTATGCCTCGGTGCCATACCACATCTCCCACAACATGATACCGAGACTGTAAATATCCACTTCAGTACCATACAGTTTCATTTTGATCACTTCCGGTGCAGCATAACAAGGCGTTCCGGCTAGGGTTCCTGTGACTAGCTCCCTTTCCTTCGTCAGTCCTACGTCAGCAATCTTGGCGGTGCCGTTCTTCAGCTGAAATTATCAAAGTATGGATTGCTTATCTAGACTGCAAATACATCAAGCAAGGACTTGACTTGAATACTACTCCTGATGTTTCGTCACAACTTGCATGGTGTTCATTCAAAAACATCAGAATAATTTCATATATCACCAAACATAAACTAGCAAATCTAATAGCATTTGTAACAGCGCTTCCATTCCCAACACACATTCAAATTATAGTCTCCTAACTCATAAAGTAAAGTATGGGGTGGGGTCAGACTCAAATGGGAATATGCATTGACTTGGATGCATGATGCTAATTTTCGATAAATAATGAAACGTTTCTATTCCAGGACACGTTATGTTGCTTTAGTGGTTTCATTTCGATAAAAACAGTCTTAATAGTAATTAAGTTGTATTATTTCGAGTTTCATTGAGAAAGAAAACAGACAATATGCTAGGAATACCACATTACGTAATAACAAGGATAACCACGTGGTCATACATGTATTAGACTATATCTTTACATACCAGAACATTGCTTGGCTTGAGGTCTCGGTGTATGAAGTTTTGTTTATGTATGTACACCAGGCCCCTACACACATCCATTGAAACCCCTTTGAAAAATTCTAATGATTTTTTGCCTTCTTCAGAAGAAAGTTTAAACCGACTACACGGCACAACAGGAGCGGGGCCCGAGCGTGGGAATATCTGCGAAGACAGAGAAAAGTCGCACAACTCCATGATGATTTGTAGGTGTTTGTATGATCCAACCTCCTCGTAAGAAATACCAAACATCTTCACGATCCATCCATGGTTAAGTGTTCTGTAAGTAACCAAAAACTAGAGTTAACAAtaatatgaaacaaaattttattattgCTTTTAAGGATTACTATATATGACTATCCGAATATTCTTTACACATCAATTGTAACTTGTGACATCAGAAGACTAACAACACAACCTTCATCAATAATAACGATCTTGTAGATCGACAAGGGTCTAGTAAGATCCCACTTCATTTATCACATGGTCATATTATAAACAAGGCGTTTTGCCAATGGTTGAAATTCGAAAATATCAATGTTCTTGCAGATTGGTCTCAAATGAACAACGTTAAGGTTCATGGTTCATGAATCTAAACTTACAGGAGAGTTGTGACCTCTGTCAACTGGGAATAAGAGTTTGGAGTGTCCAAAGGCTCAGTCATACATTTAACGGCTGCTGGCTTTCTTTCACCGCCTATCACCACTTCAGCTTTATACACATTGGCAAAGGAACCCCTACCAAGATAATCCCCCTTCTCTACGttcttgtttataattttatcCTCGTAAAAGTATTCCATCTGTACAAGTAGATGTTTTCCTGTGATCATCTGACAGCGTTTTTCCAGCGGCTGATACTGTCTACGAATTACTGAAGACCGACGCTCTTCGTTCTGGATGTTTTCAACTAATTCTCGGTCCGACTGGATCAGTCGGGGAATCATAACATCACAAAGCTGATCGAGGCATGCgtgaaaattttccaaataCGTCATCTGTAGTTTTGTTGATATTGTCTCAAGAGTTATCTTTGACAAAACTTCATCGGCCCATTTGTTCATGAAACTTTCTTTATCTTGGATATATCGTTTGCACATTTGCTTCTCTTTAAGGTTATCCTTGATGGCAATAACTCCCATTACAGGAGATGCCAGTGATAAAGCCAAGACCATCAGGGGAACCCACAAAGGGGCTGTTAGTACCAATGCCAGCTTTTCTTTGCCAGCAAAAAGAGGAATGCGGTGAGACCCCTCCTCCTCTTCCTCCACCTCCACACTCAAAGACCTTTCACTCGTGTTTTGCACCACGCTGTCGATATCCCGACACTGTTCCTCCAGCAGACTATATTCTTTCCTAAATTGTTTGGTTAGTTCTGATTTTATATCTGACGGGTTTTCTGTCTCGCAccattgtttaatttctttccCGATCTTTATAAGGATCTTTTCCTTAGCCTCATGTTCGATTAGGCTAATATCCGACTCTCTCAATGGTATATCTGCTCTTGCATCCCATTGCTTAAGCTTCCTGACGATATCCGGACTATGCATATGTGCATAAAGTTTCTTACTGATAGTTTCGCATCGTTCTTTTGCCTCGTTCTTCAGTTTTTTCTTCAcctttaaatacaaatgtaaataaattattttctgtcTTTGTTACTTTTTAATTGGTTGGACTTAACGTCCGATAAACAGCTTAAATCATTTCATGAGGTATCCTGTATATGCAGTGTGTATGTGAATGTATCATTGTTTGGAGGGCAGCGGTAAATTCCTGTTGTGTCTCTGCAAAACAGGAAACACTGCCCACTTCATTCTTTAATATCACTGCAGCATGCCGCCCAAGAAATCGGACAACACATCACCCCAATCAAATCATACTGATagcgggcaaaccagtcgttccattCCCTTTTACagagcgctaagcaagagcagaaactactatGGTGTGTATCGGCCAAGGTATAGAACTCAACGCTTTCTTCACAGGGACATGCGCTCAACTCAAAACAAAAAGTAGCCACTGTACAATTTTATCTATTACGTTTATATGACAgatttgaaattaagaaaattgaaaaaataatattgaatgtgAAACAAATGATATATTCACTTTATGTTGATTTTTCAGCTGAGTTCGTTAAAAATGTTATGTTACCAGTTACTGTACTTATAACTTACATCTTCTGTATTACATTCCAGCCTCTGGAGTTGCGCCTCCACTTTCTCTTTCTTTGCTTTTTTCTCCTCCTGACTGAGTCTGGTGTTGTTTAACCGAGCTGTCACGTGGTGCATTATCTTCTTCAGGAGCCTTTCCTGCCACCTAGATGTGCATTGGCGAATAAACTGCATGTAAATGAGATTACTAGGTTTTTGAAGCCTCCAGCAGTACTAAAACCAATTTGGCGAGTTTTGATGTCAAAGGTCATTTAATTACATGGCATAGCGTTATTTATCGAAACCAAAAATCACCTATATTGAAGATACATACACATTCTGGTGTCACACATATCCTATCATTAAGTCGTGAATAATTAAAGGTACACTTAGAAAGATGCTTTTGACCTGAAACGACCAGTTCTTAAATTTTATCCCATTTTGAAGCACAATGGTCATATAAATTTAATTAGTATCGAGCTAATTTACCACGCATGTTGTTTCACTTTCTCTTGTAGCGTCGCCGGAACCATATTATCAATTCCTCTCAGAAGTTTCTTGAAATCTTCAGTGTAGTCGAGACCATTTGTGTATCGTCTCTCAAcctgtaattgtaaagtgagtATGTATTTTGTCTTCTTATCTTTATTAATAACAACAGGTTAATAACAACATATGCAAAACAAGATTGTTATACCCCTCTAAattagtttctatataaaatctattgacaaaaatgccaataaatgaacagttccgtcgagcggtccaaagaactgttaaaatcgactgttaaaatgtactgttggaccggagtgacgtcacaatggggtataacagttatcgactggattttcgggcaacagatgatttgttcgGCCTCGGGCGACAGTTTGTCTTCAGGTCCAACAAATtatctgttgccctcaaccccaGCCAACAACTGTATACTATTACCCAGAACAACACATTGACGCAAAAAACTTGTACAGCAGATGTTTTTAAGGGATTTCTCAGTTGAGAGAAACATCAAATCTATAGCTCATCAGATCATTATGTTGCAACACATTACAGGTACCCGACTGCAAGAATAAAAATCCCACGGTGTTAGGTAAGCTTCTCTATACTTCACGTTTGAGGGCGCGGTGGCTGAgaggttaagatgtcccgacatattgccacaagcccttcacctctgggtcgcgagatcgaatcccaagtggggcagttgccaggtatggACCGCTGATAGGTGTTATTCCTCCGAGTACTcgggctttcctccaccaaaatctggcacgtccttaaatgaccctggctgttaataggactaaTAAAGTAATTAAACCCAAAAAAACTATACTTCACGTCCCAGTATCAAAAGTTGAATTTACCCCTATAATTAACATTGTCCATTGTTTAACCTTACCATTTGTTGTATGGTTTGGGCACTTATTGGCCCCCGATTTCATAAAAGTTACGAAATTAAGTCTTGTATTTGACATGTTTATATCCCTGgtgtatttaaagatgctccaccgctgacaaatgttttttttttcactattaaacacaggagcagacgatttagtatttttcatcagttacaaaagttacttactttacaccattaccaccattgaaaagtttgagcttctaattttacttcaagttaaaaatataaaaaataattaattgcatcccgaaaaaattccgtgccgctatatcctatatggaatgaagtactatttcgcatgcaccaaaggcaaaataaattagtttatatcattttttgtgttaattagacatatatatatacaattaaacaccaattattgttcaaatgataaatatcatttatgctctgtcggcggtaaAGCATCTTAAAAGTGTAGTTTTCTATAATTACCGCCCAAGTTGTCATAGTAACCATTCCACATATACATAAATTAAGCGAATGTGGAAAATGGTCATTTTGGCCTATTTTTGGAAGTTTTTCTCTAAGCAACGATAGGGCGCAGTCTTGAACCGATTTcatatttactgagaatatgtaGGCACTTCAGATACATCTTAAGGAGAAAAATGGAGTTTGTGTAAGGATGCTCTCTATGCCTCCTAGATGAAAAACTTATTAACATATACCCGAAAAATAATCAGATTTTCTCATTAGCTTAATCTTATGCATATTTCGAATGGTTAATATGGCAACTACAACAGTAGTGATACATATCTATCATACTAAATTATAAGGGATGTACtagataaatatttgaaaatcaacaatttaatcactaaataacaggtttgaaaatttcacgggtttgggggccaaaaaggtaCCAAATCATGCGTAGTTCTTTCAGAAAAACtactttttaaagatgctccaccgccgacagagcataaatgatattcttcaattgaacaataatttgtgtataatcgtgtatatatatatgtctaattaaagatgctccaccgccgacagagtataaatggtattcatcatttgaacaataattggtgtttaatcgtgtatatatatgtctagttaaaAAAACatagtataaaataatttgttttgcatttggtgcatgcgtaatttgtacttcattcaatataggataaaGTGCCATGGAATtatttcgggatgcaattaaaggcccactacctttccggagcaaaatataaagatttcttaaaaacattaattacctcagaaaatatataccgatggcctaagatgaggttacaacaccaaacatatgcaaaatttcctgcgtaatatatgataacaatggggagtcattttgctgttttaccgtctgccacagtgatagtcaactaccgcgcggtatttaggacgacggggaaaacataagacgacccgcgttatgaaaattaacattttatttattttaattaaattgtttaggaggtgataataagtgtagtattaacgttaagttaataacttttgccactcgacaaaattattaatctcgttttacattcccattttaaaaatcaaaaaccgtttcggaaaggtagtgggcctttaattatttttcatatttttaacttgaagtaaaattagaagctcaaacttgtcaaaggtggtaatagtgtaaagtaagtaacttttgtaaatgaagaaaaatactgaatcgtctccttctgtttttgatagtgaaaaaataccatttgtagagcatctttaacataaaaataatataaaataatttattttgcatttggtgcatgagcaatcagtacttagtactatagtgccacggaattttttcgggatacaattaattatttttcatatttttaacttgaagtgaaattagaagttcaaacttttcaatggtggtaatgttgtaaagtaagtaactttggtaactaaagaaaaatgctaaatcgtctactcttgtttttgatagtgaaaaattatcatttgtcagcggtggagcatatttaaacATGTCATTAAAACCAAAT
This genomic window contains:
- the LOC138317554 gene encoding uncharacterized protein, with product MARVAFSCDYSIEEIKNLGFIECVTILEANSIDIKTLEDLEEIRDLIIKNIKSNKEFQIDDEGEPNENTADDNITTSSSYSSSADLMSQIISRDKAIKAELNQVYNDLKELFKMRQYTSDGPLKHELQSVYPGVETMLKEYSEELISDECPIVVTGETSAGKSTLLNLLLGNKILPSSLRSNTSTVCRLRNKSQKMIKVHDKSGENVIHSRTFDDNITDETLRQELHAYISCKTDLYKFVDIYWPMPFLGSQVIIVDTPGVGEDSDMTNRLMEYLPKAVAFIYVINSENAGGVQQDRLLRIIETQKQWSEKGGKQTFDHNCTLFVCNKWDEVPEHERRRVWSNTEDKLRSCWPGFKPTQMFKLSALEVERRYTNGLDYTEDFKKLLRGIDNMVPATLQEKVKQHAWWQERLLKKIMHHVTARLNNTRLSQEEKKAKKEKVEAQLQRLECNTEDVKKKLKNEAKERCETISKKLYAHMHSPDIVRKLKQWDARADIPLRESDISLIEHEAKEKILIKIGKEIKQWCETENPSDIKSELTKQFRKEYSLLEEQCRDIDSVVQNTSERSLSVEVEEEEEGSHRIPLFAGKEKLALVLTAPLWVPLMVLALSLASPVMGVIAIKDNLKEKQMCKRYIQDKESFMNKWADEVLSKITLETISTKLQMTYLENFHACLDQLCDVMIPRLIQSDRELVENIQNEERRSSVIRRQYQPLEKRCQMITGKHLLVQMEYFYEDKIINKNVEKGDYLGRGSFANVYKAEVVIGGERKPAAVKCMTEPLDTPNSYSQLTEVTTLLTLNHGWIVKMFGISYEEVGSYKHLQIIMELCDFSLSSQIFPRSGPAPVVPCSRFKLSSEEGKKSLEFFKGVSMDVCRGLVYIHKQNFIHRDLKPSNVLLKNGTAKIADVGLTKERELVTGTLAGTPCYAAPEVIKMKLYGTEVDIYSLGIMLWEMWYGTEAYKNDGITGYEIWDHVKNGHRPGFNESNVPYPSLQKLMKQCWQEDGKCRPEAGQVFDVLKDTL